A portion of the Toxotes jaculatrix isolate fToxJac2 chromosome 16, fToxJac2.pri, whole genome shotgun sequence genome contains these proteins:
- the fam78ab gene encoding protein FAM78A isoform X1, translated as MRLSSPPDLWTLLWIVLLFNAMGCIQSIRCKPKSFRDSIIVLEVNTCIDSNPTSIDESNSVVLRYRTPHFRAYAQVLVPPVAGQETWTIGWIQACNHMEFYNTYGNKGMSSWELPNLRDGKIQAISDSDGVNYPWYGNTTETCTVVGPTKKDSKFTVSMNDNFYPSVTWGVPVSDSNVPQLSSIHRDQSFTTWLVAINQATSETLVLQTIRWRMRLHIKVDPEKPLGQRAVLNEPVAQEQPQILGKNEPIPPNALVKPNANDAQVLMWRPKNGDPVVVIPPKY; from the exons ATGcgtctttcttctcctccagacCTCTGGACCTTGTTGTGGattgtgttgctgtttaatgCAATGGGCTGTATCCAGAGTATCAGGTGTAAGCCCAAGAGTTTCCGAGACAGTATCATCGTCCTGGAGGTGAACACTTGCATCGATTCCAACCCCACCAGCATCGACGAGTCAAACAGCGTGGTCCTGCGCTACCGGACACCGCACTTCCGAGCTTACGCCCAGGTCCTGGTGCCGCCGGTAGCCGGCCAAGAGACATGGACCATCGGCTGGATTCAAGCGTGTAATCACATGGAGTTCTACAATACGTATGGAAACAAAGGGAT GTCGAGTTGGGAGCTCCCCAACCTGCGTGACGGCAAGATCCAGGCCATCAGTGACTCGGATGGCGTCAACTACCCATGGTATGGCAACACCACGGAGACCTGCACTGTTGTGGGCCCCACCAAGAAGGACAGCAAGTTCACCGTTAGTATGAATGACAATTTCTACCCCAGCGTGACCTGGGGTGTGCCGGTCAGTGACAGCAACGTGCCTCAGCTTAGCAGCATCCACCGCGATCAGAGCTTTACGACCTGGCTGGTGGCCATCAACCAGGCCACCTCAGAGACACTTGTCCTGCAGACAATCCGCTGGAGGATGCGGCTTCACATCAAAGTGGACCCAGAAAAGCCTCTGGGTCAGAGGGCTGTCCTGAACGAGCCTGTGGCCCAGGAGCAACCTCAGATCCTGGGCAAGAATGAGCCCATCCCCCCTAATGCCTTGGTCAAGCCCAACGCCAATGACGCCCAGGTGCTGATGTGGCGGCCAAAGAATGGTGACCCCGTGGTGGTCATTCCACCCAAATACTGA
- the fam78ab gene encoding protein FAM78A isoform X2, producing MGCIQSIRCKPKSFRDSIIVLEVNTCIDSNPTSIDESNSVVLRYRTPHFRAYAQVLVPPVAGQETWTIGWIQACNHMEFYNTYGNKGMSSWELPNLRDGKIQAISDSDGVNYPWYGNTTETCTVVGPTKKDSKFTVSMNDNFYPSVTWGVPVSDSNVPQLSSIHRDQSFTTWLVAINQATSETLVLQTIRWRMRLHIKVDPEKPLGQRAVLNEPVAQEQPQILGKNEPIPPNALVKPNANDAQVLMWRPKNGDPVVVIPPKY from the exons ATGGGCTGTATCCAGAGTATCAGGTGTAAGCCCAAGAGTTTCCGAGACAGTATCATCGTCCTGGAGGTGAACACTTGCATCGATTCCAACCCCACCAGCATCGACGAGTCAAACAGCGTGGTCCTGCGCTACCGGACACCGCACTTCCGAGCTTACGCCCAGGTCCTGGTGCCGCCGGTAGCCGGCCAAGAGACATGGACCATCGGCTGGATTCAAGCGTGTAATCACATGGAGTTCTACAATACGTATGGAAACAAAGGGAT GTCGAGTTGGGAGCTCCCCAACCTGCGTGACGGCAAGATCCAGGCCATCAGTGACTCGGATGGCGTCAACTACCCATGGTATGGCAACACCACGGAGACCTGCACTGTTGTGGGCCCCACCAAGAAGGACAGCAAGTTCACCGTTAGTATGAATGACAATTTCTACCCCAGCGTGACCTGGGGTGTGCCGGTCAGTGACAGCAACGTGCCTCAGCTTAGCAGCATCCACCGCGATCAGAGCTTTACGACCTGGCTGGTGGCCATCAACCAGGCCACCTCAGAGACACTTGTCCTGCAGACAATCCGCTGGAGGATGCGGCTTCACATCAAAGTGGACCCAGAAAAGCCTCTGGGTCAGAGGGCTGTCCTGAACGAGCCTGTGGCCCAGGAGCAACCTCAGATCCTGGGCAAGAATGAGCCCATCCCCCCTAATGCCTTGGTCAAGCCCAACGCCAATGACGCCCAGGTGCTGATGTGGCGGCCAAAGAATGGTGACCCCGTGGTGGTCATTCCACCCAAATACTGA